From Micromonospora nigra, one genomic window encodes:
- a CDS encoding anti-sigma factor family protein produces MSRVDHMDVAAYALGVLDEQDTERFEEHLASCWACAAELETMVPVVGLLSDIDGESMAAMEQTRTDPLLLDRTLVAVRAHRRRNRVRQLFATAAAVVVFGAVTGIGFANVVGGDGSPTVVAEPSTGASVGEPTVVRSSDPGDPNVGGPFEQEGEKKNVTDPSTGVQATFWLVSKDFGTRADFNLARLPGPRVCQLVVVRTNGSTEIVSTWLVPEQGYGTTENPQPLQLSGSTATPLDDIRHFQVQSVDRDGVASPLVTIPA; encoded by the coding sequence ATGAGCCGGGTCGACCACATGGACGTCGCCGCATACGCGCTCGGCGTCCTGGACGAGCAGGACACGGAACGGTTCGAGGAACACCTCGCTTCGTGCTGGGCGTGTGCCGCCGAACTGGAGACGATGGTGCCGGTCGTCGGGCTGCTGTCGGACATCGACGGCGAGTCGATGGCGGCGATGGAGCAGACGCGCACGGATCCCCTGCTGCTGGACCGGACGCTGGTGGCGGTCCGGGCGCACCGACGGCGTAACCGGGTCCGGCAGTTGTTCGCGACGGCCGCCGCCGTGGTGGTGTTCGGTGCGGTGACGGGGATCGGGTTCGCCAACGTGGTCGGTGGCGACGGGTCGCCGACCGTGGTCGCCGAGCCGTCCACGGGTGCGTCGGTGGGTGAGCCGACCGTGGTGCGGTCCAGCGACCCGGGTGATCCGAACGTCGGTGGCCCCTTCGAGCAGGAGGGCGAGAAGAAGAACGTCACCGACCCGAGCACGGGCGTGCAGGCGACGTTCTGGCTGGTCAGCAAGGACTTCGGCACCCGTGCGGACTTCAACCTGGCCCGGTTGCCCGGGCCCCGGGTGTGTCAGCTGGTGGTGGTGCGGACCAACGGTTCCACCGAGATCGTCTCCACCTGGCTGGTGCCCGAGCAGGGGTACGGCACGACGGAGAACCCGCAGCCGTTGCAGCTGTCCGGCTCCACGGCGACACCGCTGGACGACATCCGGCACTTCCAGGTGCAGTCGGTGGACCGTGACGGGGTGGCGAGCCCGTTGGTGACCATTCCCGCCTGA
- a CDS encoding sigma-70 family RNA polymerase sigma factor, whose protein sequence is MHAVAAGWHGDRVRPDWMSARSQSRPTTSARGVDSRTAARQNGPVTPRPAPGRHQAASTEAAHSDQLVRQLYAEHAGPLLMFVMRLTGGDRQRAEDIVQETLLRAWRNAHRLGAQGQGSLRPWLVTVARRIAIDEHRSEQARPAETYDRDLTLFPESDSTDKVLRTMTVADALRTLSHSHREILVATYFRGRTVPEAAEELGLPLGTAKSRVYYALRALRTALQERGVTE, encoded by the coding sequence ATGCATGCGGTGGCGGCCGGCTGGCACGGCGACAGGGTCCGCCCGGACTGGATGTCCGCGCGTTCCCAGTCGCGGCCGACCACGTCTGCCCGCGGGGTCGACTCCCGCACGGCGGCTCGCCAGAATGGCCCGGTGACGCCTCGACCGGCACCCGGACGCCATCAGGCGGCGTCCACCGAGGCCGCCCACTCCGATCAACTGGTCCGTCAGCTCTACGCCGAACACGCCGGCCCGCTGCTGATGTTCGTCATGCGGCTGACCGGCGGGGACCGGCAGCGGGCCGAGGACATCGTCCAGGAGACGCTGCTGCGGGCCTGGCGCAACGCCCACCGGCTGGGGGCGCAGGGCCAGGGTTCGCTGCGGCCGTGGCTGGTCACGGTGGCCCGGCGGATCGCGATCGACGAGCACCGTAGCGAGCAGGCCCGGCCGGCGGAGACCTACGACCGCGACCTGACCCTGTTCCCGGAGTCCGACAGCACCGACAAGGTGCTGCGCACGATGACGGTGGCGGACGCACTGCGTACGCTGAGTCATTCCCACCGGGAGATCCTGGTGGCGACGTACTTCCGGGGAAGGACGGTGCCGGAGGCGGCCGAGGAACTGGGGCTGCCGCTCGGGACGGCCAAGTCCCGCGTCTACTACGCGCTGCGCGCGCTGCGCACAGCTCTGCAGGAAAGGGGGGTGACGGAATGA